GCGGATGGGGAACCGTTGCTCGATCTCGGGTTCCGTAGCTACAATTTTGATATCCTTGACGGTTTGACGTATGAAATTGACGTGACGAGTCCTGCGAAGTTTGATGCCGGCGGTAAACTGGTGGATGCTTCGGCAAACCGTGTAAAGAACGTCGAATATAACGGGGAGGCCATCACGCTCGACCAAGAATTCTTGGTCGCGACGAACAACTACCGTGCGGGTTCGTCTTCGTTCCCGGGTCTCGGCGGTGGCAACAGCATTGTCTACCGTTCAGCTTACGAGACACGTAACGTCATCTCGGACTACATCATCGCAAGCCGTGGTGCCGTCGACTATAAGGCCGATGATAACTGGAAAGTCGTCGCCGACGCGAAACGTCTCGTTACGTTCGAGACGGCGGATGCCGGGAAGCAGTATATCGACCAATACGAAGGAATCGAAGCGACGGATGCGACGCGTACGGACGCAGCCGGACGACTCTTCCGGTCGTACACGATTGAACTCGATCCAGTCACGGAAGCCGAGCAAGTCGAGCTCGTCCTCTCGGTCGACACGATCAAGCCGGGTGCGAAAGTGGTGACGGGTGTCACGACGGCGAATGCGAATGTCACGTTGAAAGACGGACAGCGCGTGCTTGCGACTACGAAAGCGAAAGCGGACGGCACGTATACATTATCTGTGAAACCTCTCAAGCTTCGCCAAACGGTGAAAGTCGTCAGTGAATTCGATGGTCAAGCGAAAGAAGAGACGAAAGTGGTTGGAGCCGGTCATGTCGGTGTCCCGGCCCTTCGTTAATCAATGAACGAGCCCTCAGTTTTGAGGGCTTTATTTTGTGTCAAAAAAGTGAACGAAACCCCTTACAAAATTTTAGGAACTCCTGTATAATCAATCACGTAAGCGTTTACATTATATGTGTAAAACAACGGGATTCATTTTTTCGGGGCCGGTGGGGACCGGCTACATACGTTCAAAAGGGGACAGCACACATGATTACATTCTTTATCGCCTTGGCGATTCTATTCGTCGGGTACAAAGTGTACGGCAGCTACGTCGAGAAGACGTTCGGCATCAAGGAAGAGCGGATGACACCTGCCTACGCGTCACAGGACGGCATCGACTACGTGCCGATGGGGAAAAAACGGAACTCGATGATTCAACTGTTGAACATCGCCGGAGTCGGCCCGATTTTTGGTCCAATCATGGGGGCGCTCTACGGACCGGTCGCGTTCCTGTGGATCGTCTTCGGATCGATTTTCGCTGGAGCGGTACACGACTATTTGACGGGCATGATCTCACTTCGGAACAACGGGGCGCACTTGCCGCAGCTCGCCGAGAAGTTCCTCGGCCGCTCGCTCCGCCACGTCGTCAACGGGTTCGCCCTGCTTCTCTTGCTTTTGGTCGGGACGGTGTTCGTCACGTCGCCGAGTAACATGATCAACAACTTGTTCGACGGCAACGCGACGACGCTCACGATCGTCATCTTCGCCGTGTTCGCCTACTACATCTTGGCGACATTGCTCCCGGTCGATAAGATCATCGGGCGCATCTACCCGTTCTTCGGGGCGCTCCTCATGATCAGCGCCATCGGGATCGCCGTCAGCCTGTTCGCGCAAGGCTACCAGATTCCTGAGATGACACTCACGAACATGCATCCGGACGGCTTGCCGATTTGGCCGCTCCTCTTCTTCACGATCTCGTGTGGGGCGCTCTCAGGTTTCCACGCCACGCAGTCGCCGATCATCTCGCGGACGACGATGAAAGAGAGCAACGGCCGTGAAATCTTCTACGGCATGATGATCGTCGAAGCGGTCATCGCCATGATTTGGGCCGCGGCAGCCATGGCCATCTTTGAGCCAGGCGAATTGCTCGGGTTGATTCAAACAGGTACACCGGCACTTGTCGTCCAAGAAGTGGCGACACTCATGCTCGGCAGCATCGGCGGCACGCTCGCCATCCTCGGTGTCATCGTCTTGCCGATCACATCGGGCGACACGGCGTTCCGTAGCGCTCGGATGATCATCGCCGACTATATGAAAGTCGCGCAGAAGAAGTTCTCGTCACGCCTGTGGATCGCGCTCCCGCTCTTCGCGATCTCATACGTGCTCACGAACATGGACTTCCAGATGCTCTGGCAATACTTCAACTGGGCCAACCAGACGACGGCGGTCATCGCCTTGTTCGTCGGGGCGATGTACCTTTACATCAAAGGGCGCAACCATTACATCGCGCTCATCCCGGGGACGTTCATGTTGTACGCCGTCTGGTTCTACATTTTGACGGCACCGATCGGCTTCAAGATGGATGGGGTCATCCCGTACGTCATCGCCACGATCGGGACGATCACGCTGCTCGTCTTGTTCCACATACGCGCCAAAGCGATGCGGGCACAAAATATGGAATGTGACGTTCCAGTGAAGGAAGTCGCATAATCCACAGACATGGGTCGCTTCGGCCCATGTTTTTGTTTGCAACAAAATCGGGAAATAACCATACTAGAGGAATAGATTTGAAAGGTGGGACCTGAATGGATCAAGAGAAGCTAAAAGACATGCTCCATGCCGACACGCTCGGGGAAGAGATTGCGAGCGCCATCACCCATGGCCTCGGGGTTATCTTCAGCATCGTCGCGCTCGTACTGCTTGTCATGACGGCAACGGAGACGGGAAGCACAGGTAACGTCATCGCCGTGAGCGTGTTCGGGGTATCGATGATTTTACTGTACCTGTTCTCGACACTCATGCATGCGATTCCGCATCCCCGGGCGAAACGCGTGCTCCAAGTGTTCGACCATGCGGGGATTTACTTACTCATTGCGGGAAGTTATACGCCGTTCGCGCTCGTGTCGCTCAAAGGGACGCTCGGTTGGACGTTGTTCGGCATCGTCTGGGGCGTCGCCGTGCTTGGTGTCGTCTGGAAACTGTTCTCGACCGGGAAATACATGTGGGTATCGAACGTGACGTATCTCGGCCTCGGCTGGATTTGTCTCATCGCCATCCGTCCGCTGTACGAGTCGCTCGGTCATAACGGGTTCATGTTGCTCCTCGCCGGGGGGATCGCCTATTCGGTCGGGATCGTCTTTTACATGTGGCAGAAACTGCCGTTCAACCACGCGATCTGGCATATGTTCGTCCTCGCTGGAAGTGTGCTCGTTTTCCTCAGTATTTTGCTCTATGTGGCACCAAATACAAGCCTGTAAAATAGACGTCCTCCGGGGCGTCTGTTTTTTTCTAAATCTAAGGAAATGAATCGGTGAAAACGATTACAAAATTACAGACGAATGGACGTTTGTATGTCATAATAATTTCAGACATCGTCATAGAGATAGATGGGTGTAAACGTAAGGGGGAAAATCAGATGGAAAAAGTGTTGCGCGATGGATTTATCTACATGTCTCAAAACAAAACACTCAACAGTTTGGCTAAAAAATACGGGCTTCGATTCGGGGCTTCGCGCTTTGTGGCGGGGGAAGATTTCAAGACGTCGGTGCCGACGATTCGTGAGTTAAACGCGAAAGGATTATCGGTCACGGTCGACCACTTAGGGGAATTCATCACGACGGTCGCAGAAGCGAACGAAAACCGGGATGAAATCATTCGTGCCATCGAAATCATGGCGGAAGAGAAGCTTGACGCGTACATGTCGCTCAAGCTGACGTCGCTCGGATTCGATATCTCGGACGAGTTGATCGAAGACAACATGCGTCAAATCTTGACGACGGCGAAAGAAGTCGGTGTGTTCGTCGCCATCGATATGGAAGACGAGGCACGTTGCGAGAAGACGCTCGACTTGTTCAAGAAATTGAAAGCGGACTTTGAGGGCCTGGGGACGGTCATCCAGTCATACTTGTACCGCTCGGAAGATGACATCAATCATCTCGCGCCGCTCAAGCCGAACCTTCGTATCGTCAAAGGGGCTTATAAGGAACCGGCGACGGTCGCTTTCCCGGAGAAAGAAGACGTCGACCACAACTACTTGAAGCTCGTCAAACTCCATCTGGCGAACGGGAACTACGCCTCTATCGCAACACATGACGACCATATGATTGATGCGGTCATCGAACATGTGAAACTGAACAACATCCCACTCGACCAGTTCGAGTTCCAAATGCTGTACGGCATCCGGGTCGAGCGTCAACTCGAGCTCGTCCGTCAAGGCTACAAAGTCCGCGTCTACGTGCCATACGGCCGTGACTGGTACGGCTACTTCATGCGCCGCCTCGCAGAACGTCCGGCGAACGTCGCGTTCGTCTTAAAAGGAATGGTCAAGAAATGAGTAAAGCACGAACGTCTGTTGCAGACGTTCGTGCTTTTTTGATGCGTTCTCTATTATTTGATGACGTCGATTCGCGTGTTCTAGACGCATTTGTTTAAAGAAACTGTGCCTCGATTCAAGTCATTACTCGTCTTCATCTTTTCTACCCAAAACTCCGGACCGATTTGATCAGATAACCAGAAGAAAAGTTCTTGCTCATATTCTGGGTCTATATTTTGCAAGGCGTCTGATGTAAACAGGTAATGTTTATTTTGAATGAACGCATCTCGGATAAAGTATTTCATATGATACGGGCCATATCCATAGGAAGTATTCACGTCTGGCGAAGGGTTCTCTTCCATGCGAACGTACAGATGTGCTTGCGCTAAAAATGTAAACATTCGCGCAAGGGCGAGATAGCCTTCGACATTGCCGACGAAATTGACGCCTTGTTCGTTCAATTTGATTTCCATCTTGGCATCATGGTCAAAGTGAGGGTCGAACTCTAAAATGTCTTCGTCGTACTCGTCTTCATCGTCAGGGTAATGCGTCCACTGGCGCCCTGACTCATGCAGGAAAGCAGTCCGACGAAGACCCCCGCAGTGCCGGGAACGGCGCGAGGAGGCTTCGGGACTGCCTGCTGAAAGCATGGGCACCGAAAGGACGCATTATATGTAAAAGAAAGACCCAGCTGTAAACTGGGCCTGCGAAAAGATTATCCGTTTACGACCGTCCCACCGTTGACGTGGATGACTTGCCCGCTGACGTATGTCGAATCGTCACTTGCGAGATAGACATAGGCCGGGGCGAGTTCCGCCGGCTGGCCCGGACGTTTCATCTCAGCCGAGTCACCGAACGAGGCGACTTTTTCCGCTGAGAACGTCGCCGGGATGAGCGGTGTCCAAATCGGACCTGGTGCGACACCATTGACGCGAATCTTCTTCTCGACCAAGTTCTTGGCGAGCGAACGCGTGAACGCCGTGATCGCACCTTTCGTCGATGCGTAGTCGATCAATTGATCGTTACCTTCGTACGCTGTGATCGACGTCGTGTTGATGATGCTTGCGCCTTCGTTCAAGTACGGGAGGGCGGCTTTCGTCAAATAGAACATGCTGAAGATGTTCGTCCGGAACGTCTGCTCGAGTTGCTCATCCGAGATATCGAGGAGCGACTCCTGCGGATGTTGCTCGGCTGCGTTATTGACGAGGATGTCCAAATGGCCGAACGTCTCGAGGGTCTGTTTGACGACGTCTTGGCAGAAAGCCGAGTCGCCGAGGTCACCTTGCAGCAATAGACAAGCTTGACCGAGTTCTTCGATGCGTTCTTTCGTCGCCTCGGCGTCCTCGAGCTCGTTTTGGTCTTTATAGACGATGACCGTATTCGCGCCTTCGTGGGCGAAGAAGATGGCGACCGATTTCCCGATCCCCGAGTCGCCGCCCGTGATGATGGCGACTTTATCTTTCAGTTTATCGCTTCCTTTATATCCTTTACGTTCATAGATCGGGTACGGCTCCATCTTCGAATCGATTCCCGGTTGATGGGCTTGTTCTTGGCCGTCTTTCTTGAACGATTCAAAATCCTGTCGGTTCCCCATTGTGTTTAAACGATTATCACTCATGAATACATTCCCCTTTCTAAAATTGACTCTTTGTGTCTATACCACAGTCACCGAAAAATAAATCGTCCTCGGTGAAATTGGAACGAATTTGAAAAATGAACGCTTGCGAATGAATTGTCATTCATTTATGATAGAAGAGTAAACACGATGGTGATTGCGATTTTTTTTACGCTTGAAATGAATCACTATTCATTCTCATTGAGGGGGGAACAATATGACGAGTCACATCGAACAATCAGCCGACCTCCGTTTGACGAGCAACATTCGTTTTGCGGTCGTCATCGGTTCAGGAGTAATGGGGGCGGGGATTGCGGCTCACTTGGCGAACGCGGGGATTCGTTCGCTCATGCTCGACATCGTACCACGTGAATTGACGGCGAAAGAAGAAGCGAAAGGGCTCACGCTCGAGTCGCCACAAGTACGGAACCGCATCGCTTCTGAGAACCGTCAAAAGCTATTGAAACAAAACCCGGCACCACTCGCGACAGCGGAGCACTTGAACTTCATCGACGTGGGGAACTTAGAAGATGATCTCGAACGCTTGAAGGAAGCGGACTGGGTCATCGAAGTCGTCGTCGAACGGCTCGATGTGAAGCAGCAACTGTTCGAAAAAATCGCACCTTACATCCGTGAAGACGCGATTCTCAGCTCGAACACGTCGGGTATCTCGATCGAGGCGATGGCGAGCGTATTGCCGGAAGGCTTGAAGGCACGTTTCCTCGGGACACACTTCTTCAACCCGCCGCGCTATTTGAAACTGCTCGAACTTATCCCGACGGAGAAGACGGCACGCCTGGTCATCGATTTCATGGCCCGCTTTGCTGAGGACCGTCTCGGGAAAGGCGTCGTCGAAGCGAAAGACACACCGAACTTCATCGGCAACCGCATCGGCACGTATGGCCTCCTCGTCACGTTCGAAGAGATGCTCAAGCAGAACGCCTCGATCGGCGAGATGGACTCGATCACAGGACCGCTCATCGGCCGGCCAAAATCGGCGACATTCCGCACGCTCGACGTCGTCGGCATCGACACGTTCGTCCACGTCGCCGGAAACGTCTATGAGACGCTCGACGCCGGTGAAGAGAAGGATACGTTCGACGTCCCTGCTGAAATGAAGACGCTCGTCGAGAAGGGATGGATCGGTCAAAAGGCCGGACAAGGTTTCTATAAGAAAGACGGAAAAGTCATCCAGGAACTGAATCTCGAGACGTTCGAATACGAACAATTGAAAGCGATTACAGGACCGGAGCTCGACCAAATCAAATCGCTCCCAGGCTCAAAAGCGAAGCTGAAAGGTGCCATCTTGAACAAGGGACGCGTCGGACAATTGCTCTGGCCGGTCACGGCGAAGACGCTCGTCTACTCGGCTCGTCTCACAGGCGAGATCAGTGATTCGATCGTCGCCATCGATGACGCGATGAAGTGGGGCTTCGGCTGGAAGTTCGGACCGTTCGAGACATGGGACGCACTCGGTGTCGAGAAATCGGTCGCCCGCATGAAAGCGGAAGGCTATGACGTCCCGGCGTGGATCGATGAGATGCTCGCTGCCGGACACACAACGTTCTATAAGGGAGACCAGTATTACGACCAAGCGTCACAGACGTACGTTGAGAAGACCGTCAACCCGAAAGAAGTGAAACTCGCCCCGCTCGCCAAGTCGAACGGGATCGTGCTCGAGAACGGTGGGGCCCGCCTCATCGATATCGGAGACGACGTCGTCGCCCTCGAGTTCACGTCACCGAACAATGCGATCGGTGTCGACATCATGCAGATGATCGAACAATCGATCGACCTCGTCGAGACGGATTTCAAAGGACTCGTCCTCGCCAACGACGGTAAGAACTTCTGCGTCGGTGCCAACCTCGCGATGATGCTCATGGAAGCGGAAGACGAGAACTGGTACGAGCTCGATTGGATCATCAACAAGTTCCAACAAGTCGTCCAGAAGATTCGCTACGCGGGTCGCCCGGTCGTCGTCGCACCTTACGGCATGACGCTCGGTGGCGGGACAGAAATCAGCTTGCCGGCCGCACGCATGCAGGCGGCGCTCGAGACGTATATGGGTCTCGTCGAAGTCGGCGTCGGCCTCATCCCAGGTGGGGGCGGAAACGTCAACACGTATCGTCGCCTCCTCGAACAGACACCGAAGTCGATGCAAAACATCGAGAAAGCGGCGCAACAGACGTTTGAGAATATCGCCATGGCGAAAGTATCGAAGTCGGCCTATGACGCGAAAGCGCTCGGCTATCACCGTCCGGTCGACGGCATCTCGATGAACCGCGACCACTTGACGTTCGACGCGAAACAGACGGTGCTCGGTCTCGCTGACGGCTACACGGCACCGGTTCGTGAGAAGTTGCCGGTCGTCGGTCAAACGGGGAAAGCGACACTCGAACTTGCGGCATACGAGATGTTCTACGGTGGCTATATCTCTGAACACGATTTGAAGATCGCGAAAAAACTTGCCCACGTCATCAGCGGCGGCGATTTGGCATACGGCACGATGGTCGACGAGCAGTACTTCCTCGACATCGAGCGCGAGGCGTTCCTAAGCCTCATCGGGGAACCGAAATCGCAGCAACGGATGCAACATATGCTCGTCAAAGGCAAGCCACTTCGGAACTGACAAAAGGGGGACTTAACAGATGAGAGAAGCAGTCATCGTGGCCGGCGCACGGACGCCGGTCGGAAAAGCAAAACGCGGTTCGTTCCGAAACGTTCGCTCGGACGAACTCGCGGGTCACGCGATTAAAGCGACGCACGAGCGGTCTGGCTACACGGGACCAATTGACGACGTCATCATGGGGTGCGCCATGCCGGAAGCGGAACAAGGGATGAACATCGCCCGTTACGCGGCCGTACGAGGTGGCTTGTCGCACGAAGTACCAGCCATCACGATCAACCGATATTGCTCGTCCGGCCTTCAAGCGATCGCCGACGCGGCAGCGAAAATCATGATCGGTCAAGCGACGGCGGTCATCGCCGGCGGTATGGAATCGATGAGCCTTGTCCCAATGGGCGGCCACGTCATCCGTCCGAACCCGACGATCATGGAGACGGCTCCGGAATACTATATGAGCATGGGTCACACGGCAGAACGTGTCGCGGCTGAATATAACATCTCGCGCGAAGACCAAGACCTGTTCGCCATCGATAGCCACCAAAAAGCGGCGGCAGCGATTGCGGGCGGCAAGTTCGAAGAAGAGATCGTCCCGGTCACGGTCGTCGAGCACGTGCTCGGCGAAGACGGGAAAGTCGCGGAACGTGAACTCGTCGTCAAACATGACGAAGGCGTCCGTGCCGACTCGACGCTCGAGGCGCTCGGTAAACTGCGCCCGGCTTTCAAAATCAAAGGCTCGGTGACGGCGGGGAACGCGTCACAAGTGTCCGATGGCGCGGCAGCCGTGCTCGTCATGGAGCGCGAAGAAGCCGAACGTCAAGGCTTGAAACCGATGGCAAAATTCCTTTCGTTCGCGGTCGGCGGTGTCCGTCCGGAAGTGATGGGAATCGGCCCGGTCGTCGCCATCCCGAAAGCACTCGAGATGGCCGGCGTGAAGTTGGAAGAAGTCGGATTGTTCGAACTGAACGAGGCGTTCGCGAGCCAATCGCTCGGCGTCATCCGTGAACTCGGCATCGACCCGTCGAAAGTGAACGTCAACGGCGGCGCGATCGCCCTCGGGCATCCGCTCGGTTGCACGGGCGCGAAACTCGCGGTCTCGATCTTGCATGAGATGAAACGACGCAATGAAAAGTATGGGGTTGTGACGATGTGCATCGGTGGCGGTATGGGTGCTGCTGGCGTCTTCGAATTACTATAAGGGGGAATTGACAATGGAACGTACAGAACATGAATTGATTAAAGGCGGTAGCTTCGTCATCGACGCACTCGACGCGGATCGTTTGTTCACACCGGAAGACTTCTCGGACGAGCACAAGATGATTGGCGACACGACGGCGAGCTTCGTCGACGACCGTGTCATGCCAGTCCTTGGACGCATCGAGAAACATGAGTTCGATCTCTCGGTCGAACTGTTGAAAGAAGCGGGCGAGCTCGGCCTCCTCGGCGCGGACGTGCCAGAAGAGTACGGCGGTTATCAGCTTGATAAGATCTCGTCATCGATCATCACGGAGCGGTTCGCCAAGGCACGTTCATTCGCCCTCAGCTACGGCGCCCACGTTGGGATCGGGACACTCCCAATCGTCTTCTTCGGAACGGAAGAGCAAAAGCATAAGTACTTGCCGAAGCTCGCGACCGGCGAATGGATCGCGGCGTACGCCCTCACAGAGCCAGGCTCAGGCTCGGACGCGCTCGGTGCGAAAGCGACGGCCGTCTTGAACGAAGCCGGCACGCACTACGTGTTGAACGGCGAGAAGCAATGGATCACGAACGCCGGTTTCGCGAACGTGTTCGTCGTCTACGCGAAAATCGACGGTGACAAGTTCAGCGCCTTCATCGTCGAGCGTGACTTCAACGGGGTCTCGACAGGGGCCGAAGAACAGAAGATGGGCATCAAAGGCTCATCGACACGGACGCTCATCTTAGAAGACGTCGAAGTCCCAGTCGACAACCTCCTCGGAGAAATCGGCAAAGGGCACGTCATTGCCTTCAACATCTTGAACGTCGGTCGTTACAAACTTGCGGTCGGTGCGGTCGGCTCGTCGAAACGTGCGTTCGATCTCTCGGTCCAGTACGCGAACGAACGTAAACAGTTCAAGACGCCGATCAGCCAGTTCCCGCTCATCCAAGAAAAACTCGCGACGATGGCCGCGAACATCTATGCGATGGAGAGCTCGGTTTACCGGACGGGCGGTCTGTTCCAAGACAGCCTCGACGCCCTCGGCGACGACAACATGCGTGACGGTTCAAAAGTCGCCCAAGCGATCGCTGAATATGCGATTGAATGTTCATTGAACAAGGTGTTCGCCTCGGAGACGTTCGACTACGTCGTCGACGAAGCGGTCCAAATCCACGGCGGCTACGGCTTCATGACCGAATATGAAGTCGAGAACTTGTATCGTGACTCACGCATCAACCGCATCTTTGAAGGAACAAACGAGATCAACCGCTTGATCGTGCCGGGCACGCTCCTCAAGAAAGCGATGAAAGGCGACTTGCCACTCCTCGCCGAGGCACAGAAACTCCAAAAAGAGCTCATGAGCTACATGCCGCAAGAGCTCGACGGCTCACCGCTCGCACGCGAGAAGATGCTTCTGTCGAACATGAAGAAAATCAACTTGATGATCGCCGGAACGGCCGTCCAGAAATATCAGCAAGACCTTCAGAACGAGCAAGAGATTCTCGCGAAGATCGCCGACATCATCAGCGCCATCTACGCGCTTGAAGCGGCCATCGCGCGGACGGATAAAGCCATCGCCCGCACAGGCGTTGAGAAGAACGGACAGAAAGTCCGCTATACCGAAATCTTCGCCGAGCAAGTGTTCAAGCAAGTCGAACTCATGGCGAAAGAAGTCTTGTACGCGGCCGCATCGGGCGACGAGCAGCGCATGCTCTTGTCGGCGATGAAGAAGTTCAGCCGTTATCAGCCAATCAACGTCATCGGCACGAAACGCGAAGTCGCAGCGAGTCTCATCAAAGCGAACAAGTTTATCGTGTAAGCAAGCGAGAGAAAGGGTGGACCGGACGCGGTCGGCCCTTTCTTTTTGCCTTGTCGACACCGTACAATGGACGGAAGGAGGCGAAGTAGATGAGACGTAAGGCATTGTTAGAACGGATGGATGCGATTGGCCGCTCAGTCGCAGAGTATGATGGGACGCTCATGCTCCTCGCGCTCGGTTCGATTGGGCTCGAGACGGATCGGCTCGACGACTATTCCGACCTCGATTTCTTCTTGATCGTCGAGGATGGGCATAAGGCCCGCTTTATCGACAATTTGGATTGGCTCGCCGTCGAGCCGCTGGCGTACCAGTTCCAAAACACGAAAGACGGCCATAAAATCATGTATGAGGACGGCATTTACGCCGAGTTTGCCGTGTTTGAAGTCGTGGAGATGCCTGGCATCGCCTATACGCCGGGCCGTGTCGTCTGGCAGCGTGACGAAGCGCTCCACGCGTTCGCGACGCCGAACGTCGTCACAGACGTCCCTGACGCCGCGTATTGCTATGAAGAGGCGCTGACGAACCTATACGTCGGCT
This sequence is a window from Exiguobacterium mexicanum. Protein-coding genes within it:
- a CDS encoding 3-hydroxyacyl-CoA dehydrogenase/enoyl-CoA hydratase family protein; the protein is MTSHIEQSADLRLTSNIRFAVVIGSGVMGAGIAAHLANAGIRSLMLDIVPRELTAKEEAKGLTLESPQVRNRIASENRQKLLKQNPAPLATAEHLNFIDVGNLEDDLERLKEADWVIEVVVERLDVKQQLFEKIAPYIREDAILSSNTSGISIEAMASVLPEGLKARFLGTHFFNPPRYLKLLELIPTEKTARLVIDFMARFAEDRLGKGVVEAKDTPNFIGNRIGTYGLLVTFEEMLKQNASIGEMDSITGPLIGRPKSATFRTLDVVGIDTFVHVAGNVYETLDAGEEKDTFDVPAEMKTLVEKGWIGQKAGQGFYKKDGKVIQELNLETFEYEQLKAITGPELDQIKSLPGSKAKLKGAILNKGRVGQLLWPVTAKTLVYSARLTGEISDSIVAIDDAMKWGFGWKFGPFETWDALGVEKSVARMKAEGYDVPAWIDEMLAAGHTTFYKGDQYYDQASQTYVEKTVNPKEVKLAPLAKSNGIVLENGGARLIDIGDDVVALEFTSPNNAIGVDIMQMIEQSIDLVETDFKGLVLANDGKNFCVGANLAMMLMEAEDENWYELDWIINKFQQVVQKIRYAGRPVVVAPYGMTLGGGTEISLPAARMQAALETYMGLVEVGVGLIPGGGGNVNTYRRLLEQTPKSMQNIEKAAQQTFENIAMAKVSKSAYDAKALGYHRPVDGISMNRDHLTFDAKQTVLGLADGYTAPVREKLPVVGQTGKATLELAAYEMFYGGYISEHDLKIAKKLAHVISGGDLAYGTMVDEQYFLDIEREAFLSLIGEPKSQQRMQHMLVKGKPLRN
- a CDS encoding acetyl-CoA C-acetyltransferase; the protein is MREAVIVAGARTPVGKAKRGSFRNVRSDELAGHAIKATHERSGYTGPIDDVIMGCAMPEAEQGMNIARYAAVRGGLSHEVPAITINRYCSSGLQAIADAAAKIMIGQATAVIAGGMESMSLVPMGGHVIRPNPTIMETAPEYYMSMGHTAERVAAEYNISREDQDLFAIDSHQKAAAAIAGGKFEEEIVPVTVVEHVLGEDGKVAERELVVKHDEGVRADSTLEALGKLRPAFKIKGSVTAGNASQVSDGAAAVLVMEREEAERQGLKPMAKFLSFAVGGVRPEVMGIGPVVAIPKALEMAGVKLEEVGLFELNEAFASQSLGVIRELGIDPSKVNVNGGAIALGHPLGCTGAKLAVSILHEMKRRNEKYGVVTMCIGGGMGAAGVFELL
- the trhA gene encoding PAQR family membrane homeostasis protein TrhA; its protein translation is MDQEKLKDMLHADTLGEEIASAITHGLGVIFSIVALVLLVMTATETGSTGNVIAVSVFGVSMILLYLFSTLMHAIPHPRAKRVLQVFDHAGIYLLIAGSYTPFALVSLKGTLGWTLFGIVWGVAVLGVVWKLFSTGKYMWVSNVTYLGLGWICLIAIRPLYESLGHNGFMLLLAGGIAYSVGIVFYMWQKLPFNHAIWHMFVLAGSVLVFLSILLYVAPNTSL
- a CDS encoding acyl-CoA dehydrogenase family protein, which encodes MERTEHELIKGGSFVIDALDADRLFTPEDFSDEHKMIGDTTASFVDDRVMPVLGRIEKHEFDLSVELLKEAGELGLLGADVPEEYGGYQLDKISSSIITERFAKARSFALSYGAHVGIGTLPIVFFGTEEQKHKYLPKLATGEWIAAYALTEPGSGSDALGAKATAVLNEAGTHYVLNGEKQWITNAGFANVFVVYAKIDGDKFSAFIVERDFNGVSTGAEEQKMGIKGSSTRTLILEDVEVPVDNLLGEIGKGHVIAFNILNVGRYKLAVGAVGSSKRAFDLSVQYANERKQFKTPISQFPLIQEKLATMAANIYAMESSVYRTGGLFQDSLDALGDDNMRDGSKVAQAIAEYAIECSLNKVFASETFDYVVDEAVQIHGGYGFMTEYEVENLYRDSRINRIFEGTNEINRLIVPGTLLKKAMKGDLPLLAEAQKLQKELMSYMPQELDGSPLAREKMLLSNMKKINLMIAGTAVQKYQQDLQNEQEILAKIADIISAIYALEAAIARTDKAIARTGVEKNGQKVRYTEIFAEQVFKQVELMAKEVLYAAASGDEQRMLLSAMKKFSRYQPINVIGTKREVAASLIKANKFIV
- a CDS encoding SDR family oxidoreductase, which codes for MSDNRLNTMGNRQDFESFKKDGQEQAHQPGIDSKMEPYPIYERKGYKGSDKLKDKVAIITGGDSGIGKSVAIFFAHEGANTVIVYKDQNELEDAEATKERIEELGQACLLLQGDLGDSAFCQDVVKQTLETFGHLDILVNNAAEQHPQESLLDISDEQLEQTFRTNIFSMFYLTKAALPYLNEGASIINTTSITAYEGNDQLIDYASTKGAITAFTRSLAKNLVEKKIRVNGVAPGPIWTPLIPATFSAEKVASFGDSAEMKRPGQPAELAPAYVYLASDDSTYVSGQVIHVNGGTVVNG
- a CDS encoding carbon starvation CstA family protein, which translates into the protein MITFFIALAILFVGYKVYGSYVEKTFGIKEERMTPAYASQDGIDYVPMGKKRNSMIQLLNIAGVGPIFGPIMGALYGPVAFLWIVFGSIFAGAVHDYLTGMISLRNNGAHLPQLAEKFLGRSLRHVVNGFALLLLLLVGTVFVTSPSNMINNLFDGNATTLTIVIFAVFAYYILATLLPVDKIIGRIYPFFGALLMISAIGIAVSLFAQGYQIPEMTLTNMHPDGLPIWPLLFFTISCGALSGFHATQSPIISRTTMKESNGREIFYGMMIVEAVIAMIWAAAAMAIFEPGELLGLIQTGTPALVVQEVATLMLGSIGGTLAILGVIVLPITSGDTAFRSARMIIADYMKVAQKKFSSRLWIALPLFAISYVLTNMDFQMLWQYFNWANQTTAVIALFVGAMYLYIKGRNHYIALIPGTFMLYAVWFYILTAPIGFKMDGVIPYVIATIGTITLLVLFHIRAKAMRAQNMECDVPVKEVA
- a CDS encoding proline dehydrogenase family protein; the protein is MEKVLRDGFIYMSQNKTLNSLAKKYGLRFGASRFVAGEDFKTSVPTIRELNAKGLSVTVDHLGEFITTVAEANENRDEIIRAIEIMAEEKLDAYMSLKLTSLGFDISDELIEDNMRQILTTAKEVGVFVAIDMEDEARCEKTLDLFKKLKADFEGLGTVIQSYLYRSEDDINHLAPLKPNLRIVKGAYKEPATVAFPEKEDVDHNYLKLVKLHLANGNYASIATHDDHMIDAVIEHVKLNNIPLDQFEFQMLYGIRVERQLELVRQGYKVRVYVPYGRDWYGYFMRRLAERPANVAFVLKGMVKK